The DNA region GTGACTTTGCGCAGCGGTGACGGTCGACGGACGCGCTGCTCTTGCGACAGGATGGGAGAAGCGATGCGCGCGGTCCGTCTTTCCGGCCCGATCTCGGCCGGCCTCCTGGGTCTTCTGATGGCCCAGCCACATGCTCAGGCGCAGACCGCAGCGCAGCCCCAGGCACAACCCCAGGCACAGCCCGAGGCACAGCCCCCGGCGCAGGCGCAGGACCCGGCGGCCGCCGACCCGCGGCGCAATCAGGCGGCGAAGCTCGCGGGGCTCGCCGGCTTCGTGAACCTCGAATGCCCCGGCCTGCGGAGCGATCCCGCGCGCCTCAAGCAGACCGTCGAGGCCCTGGGCGTCGATGCCGCGAGCCTGGAGACCGGCGACCTGCACCTGACCGCGACCCGCTACATCGCGGCCTACCAGAAGGACGTCGCGGCCAATTGCCGGAAGGCGGAGGCGACGTTCGGGCCGCAGGGATCGATCGTTCCCGGCCTGATCGTGCCGCGGTAGCCCCGGCCCGCTGACGGCGGCCATCCTCACACCGAGCGCCCGTCCCGCGACAGGGCGATGCGCAGGAGGTCGGCGAGGCTGCCGGCGCCGAGCTTCTGCTTCATGCCCGAGACGACGGCCGACACGCTCCGTTGGCTCATCGACAGGCTGTCGGCGATCGCCTCGTTCGACTTGCCCGCCCCCAGCAGCGACAGCACCTGAACCTCCCGCGCGGTCAGGCGCGCGAGGGGCGATTCCAAGAGCCCGGCATTCAGCATGGCGATCTTGGTCGCGACCTCGTGCGGCAGGTAGCTGCGGCCGGCCGAGACGGTCGCCAGCGCCTCGTGGAAGCGCGTCACCGCCGTGTCCTTCAGGACGAAGCCGTGCGCCCCGCCCTCGATGGCGCGGGCGACGATCACCGGGTCGTCGTGCATGCTGAAGGCGAGGATCCGGGTCGCCGGCTCCAGGGCCCGCACCCGGCGGATCAGCGACAGGCCCGACAGGCCCTGGTCGCGGAAGCCGAGGTCCGTCACCACCAGCCCGGGCCGGTGGCGGTGGAAGGTGCGGTAGCCCGACACCACGTCCGCGGCCTCGTGGACCGCCCGGACGCCGGCATCCTCCGCGAGGTGGCGGAAGCCGCGCCGCACGACCGGGTGGTCGTCGACGATCAGCACCGCGTCGAGACCGCGCGGCCCGTCCCGCCCCGCCGGGCGGTCGGCCGAGGCCCGGGCGGCGCTCACGGCGCGCCCTCGCGGACGGGGTGCGGGGCGGCGAGGCGCGCCAGCGCGGCCGCATGGTCGGCCCCCTGCATCCGGGCGTTGTAGTAGTGCTGGCACATCTCACCGTAGAGGCTCTTGCGGCGGCCGCGCCCCGCCGCGATGCCGCCGAGACCGTCGAGGATCGCGCCGTACCCCTCGCCGGTGCCGGCCTCGGCCAGCATCTGGCCGAGCTGGACGGTGCGGTTGGCGATCATGCGCGGGTCCTCGATGAAGCCGTCGCGGGCCCCGGCCAGCGCCGTCGCCATCGCGCGCACGCGGGGATCGTCGGCCGGCAGGGCCTGCCCGGCCTCGCGGCCCGCGAGCCAGCGGGCCGGGTCGGTCCCGTCGGTCGGCGCGAGCCAGGCCGGCAGGGTGCCCTCGGCGGTGGTGGCGACCACCGCGCCGGCCTCGTCCGCGCGCTCGTCCGACCCGCGGTCGCAGGCGCCGAGGGCCAGCAGGACCAGGCCGGACGCGATCCGGATGCGGCCGGCGCGGCTCATCGCGCGGGCTCCCCGACGGCCAAGACCGTGCGCGGGCCCTCCGCCACCTTGATGCGCGCCGTCTCGCGCCACGTGGCGAGATCGATCACCGAGACGTCGTCCGAGAACCAGTTCGCCACGTAGGCCAGCGGACCGGCCACCGCGATGCCCTCGGGATAGGGCCCCACCGCCACGTTAGCGACGATCTCGAGCCGGGCCGCGTCGATCACCGTCACGGCGGCGGCGTGCTGGTTGGTGACCAGGATGCGGCTGCCGTCGCCGGTGACCGCGACGCCGTAGGGCATCCGGCCGGCCGGAACCGTGGCGCGGGCCCGCAGCGTCGCCGTGTCGATCACCGTGAGATCGCCGCTGCGCACGTTGGCGACGTAGAGGCTCGCCTCGTCCGGAGCGAGCGCCAGGGCGAAGGGCGCCTCGCCGGTCGGGACGACGGCCACGCGGGCCATCGTCCCGGTGTCGATCACGCTGACCTGACGGCTCTCGCGGTCGGCGACGTACAGCCGCCCGCGCCGGTCGAGGACGAGGTGGGCCGGGTCGCGGCCCACCGCCGCCGCGCCCTCGACGGCGCCGGTCGCCGCGGAGATCTTCAGGACGCGGTCGCCCGACCAGTCGCCGACGAACAGGTGCGCCCCGTCCGGGCTCGCCGCGAGGCCGAAGGCCTGGCCGGGGACGGGCAGGCGGCGGGGCGGCTCGCC from Methylobacterium sp. NMS14P includes:
- a CDS encoding response regulator transcription factor produces the protein MSAARASADRPAGRDGPRGLDAVLIVDDHPVVRRGFRHLAEDAGVRAVHEAADVVSGYRTFHRHRPGLVVTDLGFRDQGLSGLSLIRRVRALEPATRILAFSMHDDPVIVARAIEGGAHGFVLKDTAVTRFHEALATVSAGRSYLPHEVATKIAMLNAGLLESPLARLTAREVQVLSLLGAGKSNEAIADSLSMSQRSVSAVVSGMKQKLGAGSLADLLRIALSRDGRSV
- a CDS encoding MxaH protein, with amino-acid sequence MSRAGRIRIASGLVLLALGACDRGSDERADEAGAVVATTAEGTLPAWLAPTDGTDPARWLAGREAGQALPADDPRVRAMATALAGARDGFIEDPRMIANRTVQLGQMLAEAGTGEGYGAILDGLGGIAAGRGRRKSLYGEMCQHYYNARMQGADHAAALARLAAPHPVREGAP
- a CDS encoding YncE family protein, whose product is MRHLWLIAALAGAAAAGTGAGISVASAAGDPVWVVSQQGAELARIEAGTVAGRIPLGPAPVAAATDRAGRLYLTHPDGRAVTVVAPGEPPRRLPVPGQAFGLAASPDGAHLFVGDWSGDRVLKISAATGAVEGAAAVGRDPAHLVLDRRGRLYVADRESRQVSVIDTGTMARVAVVPTGEAPFALALAPDEASLYVANVRSGDLTVIDTATLRARATVPAGRMPYGVAVTGDGSRILVTNQHAAAVTVIDAARLEIVANVAVGPYPEGIAVAGPLAYVANWFSDDVSVIDLATWRETARIKVAEGPRTVLAVGEPAR